One Triticum dicoccoides isolate Atlit2015 ecotype Zavitan chromosome 4B, WEW_v2.0, whole genome shotgun sequence genomic window carries:
- the LOC119291180 gene encoding uncharacterized protein LOC119291180 isoform X1 produces MAAGGAITNKTLDEAFLLIESIASHQLQWYNKKPTSDSLVCLQQITTPQPPILTQKPEPLSQCDKVELAWIIFDDDDTILVDTHAVDHLDTSVGDSVLHCDDSSMDEPELQFVAFDIEESPLVDIDHVLLEPDMEKFAFDDVSRIDSSTLEPEMESFMVDYGEVDSDVKESGSISLVDTSPVEISTTTPHLGDQVRDDIPWDPGGFTAW; encoded by the exons ATGGCAGCGGGTGGAGCTATTACAAACAAGACACTTGATGAAGCTTTTCTGCTGATTGAGAGCATAGCTTCCCACCAACTTCAGTGGTACAATAAGAAGCCCACATCTGATTCATTGGTTTGCTTGCAACAAATCACTACACCTCAACCACCAATTCTTACACAAAAGCCCGAGCCTCTATCTCAGTGTGACAAGGTTGAGCTTGCATGGATTATATTTGACGATGATGACACCATTCTAGTTGACACACACGCTGTAGATCATCTGGATACTAGTGTTGGAGATTCAGTTTTGCATTGTGATGATTCTTCCATGGATGAGCCAGAGCTGCAGTTCGTTGCTTTTGATATTGAGGAGTCACCTTTAGTTGATATTGATCATGTGTTGCTAGAGCCAGATATGGAGAAGTTCGCCTTTGATGATGTTAGCCGCATTGATTCTTCAACACTTGAGCCTGAGATGGAGAGCTTCATGGTTGATTATGGTGAGGTGGATTCAGATGTCAAGGAGTCAGGCTCTATTTCACTTGTTGACACGAGTCCGGTGGAAATTTCTACTACCACACCTCACTTG GGTGACCAAGTTCGAGATGACATCCCATGGGATCCTGGTGGATTCACGGCATGGTGA
- the LOC119291180 gene encoding uncharacterized protein LOC119291180 isoform X2 codes for MAAGGAITNKTLDEAFLLIESIASHQLQWYNKKPTSDSLVCLQQITTPQPPILTQKPEPLSQCDKVELAWIIFDDDDTILVDTHAVDHLDTSVGDSVLHCDDSSMDEPELQFVAFDIEESPLVDIDHVLLEPDMEKFAFDDVSRIDSSTLEPEMESFMVDYG; via the exons ATGGCAGCGGGTGGAGCTATTACAAACAAGACACTTGATGAAGCTTTTCTGCTGATTGAGAGCATAGCTTCCCACCAACTTCAGTGGTACAATAAGAAGCCCACATCTGATTCATTGGTTTGCTTGCAACAAATCACTACACCTCAACCACCAATTCTTACACAAAAGCCCGAGCCTCTATCTCAGTGTGACAAGGTTGAGCTTGCATGGATTATATTTGACGATGATGACACCATTCTAGTTGACACACACGCTGTAGATCATCTGGATACTAGTGTTGGAGATTCAGTTTTGCATTGTGATGATTCTTCCATGGATGAGCCAGAGCTGCAGTTCGTTGCTTTTGATATTGAGGAGTCACCTTTAGTTGATATTGATCATGTGTTGCTAGAGCCAGATATGGAGAAGTTCGCCTTTGATGATGTTAGCCGCATTGATTCTTCAACACTTGAGCCTGAGATGGAGAGCTTCATGGTTGATTATG GGTGA